From the Clostridium sp. Marseille-P299 genome, one window contains:
- a CDS encoding response regulator transcription factor, with the protein MKYKILIVDDEKDVISLLKDYFEMEDYLVYTAKDGVEAINQLNCKPDIILLDINMPKMDGFEVCKRIRSFIHCPILFLTAKIEDQDKINGLLLGGDDYIVKPFSIEELGARVLAHLRREGRKSGKEEVQFFDELIIQYSERKLFYNQEVIHLTKTEFDIVEILSMNKGRVFSKEALYEKLWGYDKEGDSNIITEHIRRIRGKIAKSYNQEVIETVWGVGYRWIG; encoded by the coding sequence ATGAAGTATAAAATATTAATAGTAGACGATGAAAAAGATGTAATTTCTCTTTTAAAAGATTATTTTGAAATGGAAGATTATCTTGTATACACTGCAAAAGATGGAGTAGAAGCAATAAACCAACTGAATTGCAAACCTGACATCATTTTATTAGATATTAATATGCCTAAAATGGATGGCTTTGAAGTTTGCAAACGAATTCGTTCTTTTATTCACTGTCCTATCTTATTTTTGACAGCAAAAATTGAAGATCAAGACAAAATCAATGGATTACTGCTTGGTGGGGATGACTATATTGTAAAACCATTTAGTATAGAGGAACTAGGAGCTAGGGTACTTGCTCATCTACGTAGAGAGGGGCGGAAAAGTGGGAAAGAAGAGGTACAATTTTTCGATGAGTTGATTATTCAATATTCTGAGAGAAAGTTGTTTTATAACCAGGAAGTCATTCATTTAACAAAAACAGAGTTTGATATTGTTGAAATACTAAGTATGAATAAAGGTAGGGTATTTAGTAAAGAAGCCCTCTATGAAAAATTGTGGGGCTATGATAAAGAAGGCGATAGCAATATTATCACAGAGCATATTCGAAGAATTCGAGGAAAAATCGCGAAATCTTATAATCAAGAAGTTATAGAAACCGTATGGGGAGTTGGATATCGATGGATTGGATAG
- a CDS encoding GNAT family N-acetyltransferase has product MILIRSLKTTEIPEAMRLKIDSWTEELAGKAENTLILSEEINFWSRWVSRGKEFNDIRLLLGAFENGELLGLAASNIAKYDDIPVNGIELNLLAVKPKHRGRGISIRLILYILNFYQCLGATKAVIYSHHYAPSNGFYAKFGAELLRKELQEDGKLEVDVFIADIHYFKWMLEKSLLKY; this is encoded by the coding sequence ATGATATTGATTCGTTCTCTAAAAACAACAGAAATTCCAGAGGCAATGAGACTTAAAATTGATAGTTGGACAGAAGAGTTAGCAGGGAAAGCTGAGAATACACTTATCTTAAGTGAAGAAATTAACTTTTGGAGTAGATGGGTTAGTAGAGGAAAAGAATTTAATGATATTCGATTGTTACTGGGGGCCTTTGAAAATGGGGAATTGCTTGGCCTTGCGGCAAGTAATATTGCGAAATATGATGATATCCCGGTAAATGGGATAGAACTAAATTTACTTGCGGTTAAACCTAAGCATAGAGGAAGAGGTATATCTATTAGGCTGATTTTGTATATATTGAATTTTTATCAATGTTTGGGAGCGACTAAGGCTGTGATATATAGTCATCACTATGCACCATCCAACGGATTTTATGCTAAGTTTGGAGCTGAGCTACTTAGGAAAGAACTTCAAGAAGATGGGAAACTTGAAGTCGATGTTTTTATTGCAGATATACATTATTTCAAGTGGATGTTAGAAAAATCTTTATTAAAATACTAA
- a CDS encoding PHP domain-containing protein — protein sequence MKEDEGMKLEESMKLEGRMKLIADLHMHTKGSDTLFDTLSIMTSIANKNGLRYIACTDHAPITSNKYTSWDFDEWEDIPKKLNEVRILRGVEADILDFKGNLSLGEETLFNLEIVLAALHTYCIKPGTLKEHTEAYEAILCNPYVDILAHPGESFFPYDEEYIMKLAAEQGKGIELNSLSQKNDPKSIQNQMNLIKLSKKYGTMLCVSSDAQKPSSIGEFDTIPAMLSKELIPVELVINSSEDNMEKFLEQRKKVKEKNYMLSRKEKE from the coding sequence ATGAAGGAAGATGAGGGAATGAAGTTAGAAGAAAGTATGAAGTTAGAAGGAAGAATGAAGTTAATAGCAGATTTACATATGCATACAAAAGGTAGTGATACGTTATTTGATACACTTTCGATAATGACGAGCATAGCAAATAAAAATGGGCTTCGTTATATCGCATGTACGGACCATGCGCCCATTACTTCAAATAAATATACCTCTTGGGATTTTGATGAATGGGAAGACATACCTAAAAAACTAAATGAAGTTCGTATCTTACGAGGAGTTGAAGCGGATATCCTTGATTTTAAAGGGAACTTATCACTGGGAGAAGAGACATTATTTAACCTTGAAATTGTTCTTGCTGCTTTACATACTTATTGTATCAAGCCTGGAACTTTAAAGGAGCATACAGAAGCTTATGAGGCAATTCTATGTAATCCTTATGTGGATATACTTGCACATCCAGGGGAATCGTTTTTCCCATATGATGAAGAATACATTATGAAACTAGCAGCAGAACAAGGAAAAGGAATTGAGTTAAATTCTTTATCTCAAAAGAATGACCCTAAAAGTATTCAAAATCAGATGAATCTTATTAAGTTGTCAAAAAAGTATGGAACTATGTTATGTGTATCTTCGGATGCGCAAAAACCTTCTTCAATAGGAGAGTTTGATACAATACCTGCGATGCTATCTAAGGAATTGATACCAGTTGAACTTGTAATTAATTCATCAGAGGATAATATGGAGAAGTTTTTAGAGCAAAGAAAAAAAGTTAAAGAAAAGAACTATATGTTAAGTCGTAAGGAAAAGGAGTAA
- a CDS encoding class I SAM-dependent methyltransferase, producing MLDQTKDVYKHIKIFWDSIFKNESEGSIVLKDFENNALNKATDFLCENTESVLDFGCGNGSWLFKCSKRGTKYHVGIDLSKEGIAIANKLKAQVTDAQFKFYQGGVSKLEKIKDSSMDAAILSNILDNLVPEDANQLIYQVHRILKPNGKVIIKLNSYLTQEQISEWNIGVIEGNLLDDGLYLWNLTTEEWRNLFSHYFKEVYYEDVYYKEHDQYNRLFCMVKK from the coding sequence ATGTTAGATCAAACAAAAGATGTATATAAACATATTAAGATTTTTTGGGATTCTATTTTTAAAAATGAATCTGAGGGTAGTATTGTATTGAAGGATTTTGAAAACAATGCACTTAATAAAGCTACCGATTTTTTATGTGAAAACACGGAATCCGTTCTGGATTTTGGATGTGGAAATGGTAGTTGGCTTTTTAAATGTTCAAAGCGAGGTACTAAATATCATGTTGGAATTGATTTATCAAAAGAAGGCATTGCAATTGCGAACAAATTAAAGGCTCAAGTTACAGATGCTCAGTTTAAATTTTATCAAGGAGGAGTATCCAAACTTGAGAAAATTAAAGATTCGTCAATGGATGCAGCTATTTTATCGAATATACTTGATAATTTAGTGCCAGAAGATGCGAATCAATTAATTTATCAGGTTCACCGAATTTTAAAACCAAATGGTAAAGTAATAATTAAGTTAAACTCATATCTTACACAAGAACAAATTAGTGAATGGAACATTGGTGTAATTGAAGGTAATTTATTAGATGATGGTCTTTATTTGTGGAATCTAACCACGGAGGAATGGAGAAATTTATTTTCACATTATTTTAAAGAAGTCTACTATGAAGATGTGTATTATAAAGAACATGATCAATACAATCGATTATTTTGTATGGTAAAAAAATAG
- a CDS encoding NAD-dependent epimerase/dehydratase family protein encodes MNILVMGGTRYFGVHMVSELLKNGHQVTLATRGNTKDPFGEQVQRLFFDRSKKEEVQNALQGKSFDVICDNIAYSSNEVDYLLSTVTCKKYILTSTMSVYKKMTFDTKEEEFLPLVHELVLCDRTDFPYDEIKRQAECVLFQKYSHIPSAVVRFPFVIGEDDYTNRLYFYVEHVVKGLPMHIDNLKEQIGFIHSIDAGKFLAWLAQNDVTGIYNAYNERTFSLEEITDYVSEKLGQLAAISTDGETSPFNGAMSYSLNIERAKEIGYSFPTADTYMYQLLDSYIKRAVESR; translated from the coding sequence ATGAATATTTTAGTAATGGGCGGAACTCGCTATTTTGGAGTACATATGGTATCCGAACTACTTAAAAACGGACATCAAGTTACCTTAGCTACCAGGGGAAATACAAAAGACCCTTTTGGTGAGCAGGTACAAAGACTTTTCTTTGATCGTTCAAAAAAAGAAGAAGTTCAAAATGCATTGCAGGGAAAAAGTTTTGATGTTATCTGTGATAATATTGCATATTCTTCAAACGAAGTTGATTATTTGTTAAGTACAGTAACTTGTAAGAAATATATTTTAACTTCTACCATGTCCGTATATAAGAAAATGACATTTGACACAAAAGAAGAAGAATTCTTACCTTTGGTGCATGAACTGGTTTTATGTGACCGCACTGACTTTCCTTATGATGAAATAAAGCGTCAAGCAGAATGTGTGTTGTTTCAAAAATATTCCCATATACCATCGGCAGTGGTTCGTTTCCCATTTGTCATTGGAGAAGATGATTATACAAATCGTTTATATTTTTATGTGGAGCATGTGGTAAAAGGATTACCTATGCATATCGATAATCTAAAAGAACAAATCGGTTTTATTCATTCTATAGATGCGGGTAAATTTCTTGCATGGTTAGCGCAAAATGATGTTACGGGTATTTATAATGCTTATAATGAGAGAACATTTTCACTAGAAGAAATTACAGATTATGTAAGTGAAAAATTGGGCCAGCTCGCAGCTATTTCTACGGACGGAGAAACTTCTCCATTTAATGGGGCGATGTCTTATAGTTTAAATATTGAGCGAGCAAAAGAAATTGGATATTCGTTTCCTACCGCTGATACGTATATGTATCAATTATTAGATAGTTATATAAAACGTGCAGTTGAAAGCAGGTAA
- a CDS encoding glycoside hydrolase family 27 protein has translation MDKNCIALTPPMGWNSWDCYGASVNEEQLRGNAEFMARYLKEYGWEYIVCDIQWYEPTATSTEYHHFYPLEMDEYSRLLPATNRFPSAANGAGFRPIADYVHSLGLKFGIHIMRGIPRQAVHAATPVKGSNVTARDIASSYSICPWNTDMYGVNAKAEGAQEYYNSLFDLYASWGVDFIKVDDICNTEYKPHDPYSAREEVELIRNAMDQCGREMVLSLSPGPAVLSEAEHLCKYANMWRMTGDFWDNWDQLYAMFERCKQWSPFVAEGCWPDCDMLPLGHIAINNDDKNNTARFTNFTKDEQITMMTLWCIFRSPLMLGSELRDMDEFTMSLLTNSEVLEVHRTGSKPKEVLRTHDTVIWRSENADGSINVAFFNTAFASTYPEVNFMKLGIESGTYEVRDLWNRCDIGEVSERISAKVNIHGAVLYRLHKVR, from the coding sequence ATGGATAAGAATTGCATCGCTTTAACACCACCAATGGGGTGGAATAGTTGGGATTGCTACGGAGCATCTGTGAATGAGGAACAACTAAGAGGAAATGCAGAGTTTATGGCAAGATATTTAAAAGAATATGGTTGGGAATATATCGTTTGTGATATACAATGGTATGAGCCAACGGCAACATCAACGGAATATCATCATTTTTACCCGTTAGAAATGGATGAATATTCTAGATTATTACCAGCGACAAATCGCTTTCCGTCTGCTGCAAATGGTGCCGGTTTTCGCCCAATTGCTGATTATGTTCATAGTTTAGGTTTAAAGTTTGGAATACATATCATGCGAGGAATTCCTCGTCAAGCGGTACATGCAGCAACGCCTGTTAAAGGGAGTAATGTAACGGCGAGAGATATTGCAAGTAGTTACTCGATTTGTCCTTGGAATACAGATATGTACGGAGTGAATGCAAAAGCAGAAGGAGCACAGGAGTACTATAATTCACTTTTTGATTTATATGCTTCCTGGGGAGTTGATTTTATAAAAGTGGATGACATTTGCAATACGGAATATAAACCTCATGATCCTTATTCAGCAAGAGAAGAAGTTGAATTAATTCGAAATGCAATGGATCAATGTGGTAGAGAAATGGTGCTTAGTCTTTCACCAGGACCAGCAGTACTTTCTGAGGCAGAACATCTTTGTAAGTACGCAAATATGTGGAGGATGACGGGAGATTTTTGGGATAATTGGGATCAGTTATATGCAATGTTTGAACGCTGTAAACAATGGAGCCCATTTGTGGCGGAAGGTTGTTGGCCAGATTGTGATATGTTACCCCTTGGTCATATCGCAATAAATAATGATGATAAAAACAATACAGCTAGGTTTACGAATTTTACAAAAGATGAACAGATAACGATGATGACATTATGGTGTATTTTCCGTTCTCCTCTTATGCTTGGATCGGAACTTCGTGATATGGATGAGTTTACAATGTCTTTATTAACGAATTCGGAAGTTTTAGAAGTACATAGAACAGGAAGTAAACCCAAAGAAGTATTAAGAACTCATGATACTGTTATTTGGAGGAGTGAGAATGCAGATGGAAGTATAAATGTTGCTTTTTTTAATACAGCCTTCGCATCGACATATCCTGAGGTAAACTTTATGAAATTAGGAATTGAATCTGGTACGTATGAAGTACGTGATTTATGGAATAGATGTGATATAGGTGAAGTGAGTGAACGAATAAGTGCAAAAGTTAACATTCATGGAGCAGTTCTTTATCGGTTACATAAAGTAAGATAA
- a CDS encoding glycoside hydrolase family 10 protein → MKKRKFKFLALLLLLCSLLSPIKYANAASTDTTAGPMISSTYTVMNQVATVKLDISSKSDIKKLIYAQGEISSVDSPDWDIIGIDITGETSFEVIESGIYSILAQDSKGNYSLSYVNVDLEFRAVWISYLEFNSTGYATEAAFRKQVDEMFTNVVDMNMNAVVVQIRPYSDAMYKSYYFPWSKYASGTQGKAPTFDPMEVMIEIAHEKGLEFHAWINPYRITTNSTDVSALASNHPARKWLTDNNKANDRNVLIYNGNLYYNPASAQVRGLIVKGVKEIVQRYDVDGIHFDDYFYPVLGNNYKTVFDAKEYDTYKKNATAKGETVLSIADWRRNNVNTLVKDVYTVINKVDPSVEFGISPAGYYDKLMMDDRYYVDVNTWLSNDGYVDYICPQLYWSFEHKTYPYLDALEKWLDLRTSSSVKVYVGIPVYKAGSNEDTDFKKNTAILKEMVECGRDSGMVDGYMFFRYGFFNNKTTRKAVNVLLDYLSENPM, encoded by the coding sequence ATGAAGAAAAGAAAGTTTAAATTTTTGGCATTATTGTTATTATTATGTAGTTTACTAAGTCCTATTAAGTATGCCAATGCGGCGAGCACAGATACTACAGCAGGACCTATGATATCAAGTACCTATACTGTTATGAATCAAGTAGCAACAGTAAAACTAGATATTTCATCGAAAAGTGATATTAAGAAGCTTATCTATGCTCAAGGAGAAATAAGTAGTGTAGATTCTCCAGATTGGGATATTATCGGTATTGATATTACTGGTGAAACGAGTTTTGAAGTAATTGAATCTGGAATTTATAGTATTTTAGCACAAGATTCAAAGGGCAACTATAGTTTAAGCTATGTAAACGTTGATTTAGAGTTTCGTGCTGTTTGGATTTCATACCTAGAATTTAATAGTACTGGGTATGCAACAGAAGCAGCGTTTCGTAAGCAAGTAGATGAGATGTTTACGAATGTTGTAGATATGAATATGAACGCAGTCGTTGTTCAAATAAGACCTTATAGTGATGCTATGTATAAATCATATTATTTCCCATGGTCAAAGTATGCATCTGGTACTCAAGGGAAAGCACCTACATTTGATCCAATGGAAGTAATGATTGAAATAGCACATGAAAAAGGTTTAGAGTTTCATGCGTGGATTAATCCATATCGTATTACTACAAACTCAACGGATGTAAGCGCACTCGCATCGAATCATCCAGCAAGAAAATGGTTAACTGATAATAACAAAGCGAATGATCGCAATGTTTTAATTTACAATGGAAATTTATATTACAATCCAGCTTCCGCACAAGTACGTGGTCTAATTGTAAAAGGTGTGAAGGAGATTGTTCAAAGATATGACGTTGACGGTATCCATTTTGATGATTATTTTTATCCAGTCTTAGGAAATAATTATAAAACTGTGTTTGATGCAAAAGAGTACGATACGTATAAGAAAAATGCCACAGCAAAAGGAGAAACTGTTTTATCGATTGCTGATTGGAGAAGAAATAACGTAAACACATTAGTAAAAGATGTTTATACTGTAATCAATAAAGTAGATCCTAGCGTTGAATTTGGTATTAGCCCTGCTGGATACTATGATAAATTAATGATGGATGATCGTTATTACGTTGATGTGAATACTTGGTTATCCAATGATGGATATGTTGATTATATTTGCCCACAGCTTTATTGGAGTTTTGAGCATAAAACTTATCCATATTTAGATGCTTTAGAAAAATGGTTGGATTTAAGAACAAGTTCTTCTGTTAAAGTATATGTTGGTATTCCGGTATATAAAGCTGGTTCCAATGAAGATACAGATTTTAAGAAGAATACTGCGATATTAAAAGAAATGGTTGAATGCGGTAGAGACAGTGGCATGGTAGATGGTTATATGTTCTTTCGATATGGTTTCTTTAATAATAAAACAACAAGAAAAGCAGTGAATGTTCTACTTGATTACTTAAGTGAAAATCCTATGTAA